From Pararhodobacter zhoushanensis, the proteins below share one genomic window:
- a CDS encoding TRAP transporter small permease, producing MSRLIEVFCRTVETIAAILLGIVMLLVVVSTFGRYALAMPVPDSFDISRYLLGACVMWGFAVIGLRGGHIQVDIIADMVGPRARRWIDTFAWALLLLFIALIAWKMLGRVQSAMRTNESTFELRLAAWPFLAVIWLGAAASVVTVSVKLLRIITGRELVDSADDRELEEATHGKR from the coding sequence ATGTCCCGCCTGATCGAAGTCTTTTGTCGAACGGTTGAAACGATCGCAGCCATCCTTCTGGGTATCGTCATGCTTCTGGTCGTCGTGTCGACCTTTGGTCGCTATGCCCTTGCCATGCCTGTCCCCGACAGCTTTGACATCTCGCGCTACCTGCTGGGTGCCTGCGTGATGTGGGGCTTTGCCGTCATCGGCTTGCGGGGCGGGCACATTCAGGTCGACATCATCGCCGACATGGTCGGCCCGCGCGCCCGCCGCTGGATCGACACCTTCGCCTGGGCACTGCTCTTGCTGTTCATCGCCCTGATCGCCTGGAAGATGCTGGGCCGCGTGCAGAGCGCGATGCGCACGAACGAAAGCACGTTTGAACTGCGTCTGGCGGCCTGGCCGTTTCTGGCCGTCATCTGGCTTGGCGCCGCAGCAAGTGTCGTGACCGTCAGTGTCAAATTGCTGCGCATTATCACGGGACGCGAGTTGGTCGATTCGGCCGACGATCGCGAATTGGAAGAGGCCACTCATGGCAAACGCTGA
- a CDS encoding TRAP transporter large permease, whose product MANADLIAILGFVSLFALLLLRVPIGVALGLVGVAGYGAMRGLTPALNVLATSPIRVITDFNLSVVSFFILMGVLATNSGMSRELFRASNSWLGQFRGGVALSTIAACSGFAAICGSSVATAATMTKIALPEMRRFGYREDTATGVIAAGGTLGIMIPPSVVLVIYAYITETDVGQLFIAGIVPGILAVLLYMVTILTAHRRGLPAGTPFDLQEALSALSGVWAVIVLFLGVIGVIYMGIATPTEAAAVGALLTLVLGVVRGRLGPREILDSLIEALRTSVSVYSVLIGAMLFSYFLAITRSPQKLTAWLVDLDFSAHGTLALILIAFIIAGCILDTMAMILLLVPIVYPVIIQLGFDPIWFGIIIVMVAELGLITPPVGINVFVINTIAKDVPLGTIFRGVLPFIATDILRLILLVVFPGLVLFLPSTM is encoded by the coding sequence ATGGCAAACGCTGACCTGATCGCTATTCTTGGCTTTGTAAGCCTCTTTGCGCTGTTGCTGTTGCGGGTCCCGATTGGTGTGGCGCTGGGTCTGGTTGGCGTGGCCGGTTATGGTGCGATGCGCGGCCTGACCCCGGCGCTCAACGTCCTGGCAACCTCGCCCATCCGCGTGATCACCGATTTCAACCTGAGCGTGGTAAGCTTTTTCATCCTCATGGGGGTGCTGGCGACCAATTCAGGCATGAGCCGAGAGTTGTTTCGCGCGTCGAATTCATGGCTGGGACAATTCCGGGGCGGTGTCGCGCTGTCGACCATCGCCGCCTGTTCCGGCTTTGCCGCGATCTGTGGCAGCTCGGTCGCCACTGCCGCCACGATGACCAAGATCGCCCTGCCCGAAATGCGCCGCTTCGGTTATCGCGAGGATACGGCGACAGGCGTGATCGCAGCAGGCGGGACGCTGGGCATCATGATCCCGCCGTCGGTCGTGCTGGTCATTTATGCCTACATCACCGAAACCGACGTTGGCCAACTGTTCATTGCGGGGATCGTTCCGGGCATTCTGGCCGTCCTGCTCTACATGGTGACGATCCTCACCGCGCATCGTCGCGGCCTTCCCGCCGGCACCCCGTTTGACCTGCAAGAGGCATTGTCTGCGCTTTCCGGCGTCTGGGCGGTGATCGTGCTGTTCCTGGGGGTGATCGGTGTCATCTACATGGGCATCGCAACCCCGACGGAAGCCGCCGCCGTCGGCGCCTTGCTGACGCTGGTTCTTGGTGTGGTCCGTGGCCGTCTGGGCCCGCGAGAGATCCTCGACAGTCTGATCGAAGCACTGCGTACCTCGGTGTCGGTGTATTCGGTCCTGATCGGCGCGATGCTGTTCAGCTATTTCCTTGCGATCACCCGTTCGCCGCAAAAGCTGACGGCGTGGCTGGTGGATCTGGATTTCTCGGCGCACGGAACGCTGGCGCTGATCCTGATCGCCTTTATTATCGCCGGGTGCATTCTGGACACGATGGCGATGATCCTGCTGCTGGTGCCGATCGTGTATCCGGTGATCATTCAGCTGGGCTTTGATCCGATCTGGTTCGGCATCATCATCGTCATGGTCGCCGAACTGGGGCTGATCACGCCGCCGGTCGGGATCAATGTGTTTGTGATAAATACAATCGCCAAAGACGTGCCCTTGGGGACGATCTTTCGCGGCGTCCTGCCCTTCATCGCGACGGACATCCTGCGCCTGATCTTGCTGGTTGTCTTTCCGGGCCTTGTGCTGTTCCTGCCCAGCACAATGTAA
- a CDS encoding ATP-binding protein → MTCVLIEDVNDLGLLFHDASEGMSWASQTAALLAAAALLAQAMMPDWRRLITRLDSVGLSVACLPLLGYIFNSEALWGNVVYTKLALHTGIAFFLLFTGRLMMRADETWIGVLYAQERGSQMGRRILPVVILGPIVMCYLALIATQQRFVTADFRLTCLAFAVVALGTFAVVTVADRVNRLERSARAYEEELKERDLELVRSQKVAVLGRLVGGVSHDFNNLLSVIIGNLELFEHDESPENRDHYKDQALKAASNAAALTRQLLTYGRKSRLEPEPFVLDLSVAETLQMFHRIVDPGVRVIEQFTVPGHQVFLDPSNFQQVLLNILINARDAMTTRGIIFVTTGLVTDVPPPRVATHDEGPLREGSYVTVEVRDTGSGMPPGVLERIFEPYFTTKGVGEGSGLGLPMAQGFCRQSNGDIRVDSAVGMGTTVTLYFPLAGTVDRAATPIARPKPHTPKGRARILVVDDEDAITEMMATQLTQDGYEVETAKDARAALDLFESSPRFDLVISDVIMPGDLQGHHLAGRVHALWPDARVLLMSGYESNRLREQFTFAGRIEFLQKPIDRKTLRRTIVDLLES, encoded by the coding sequence GTGACCTGCGTTCTGATTGAAGACGTCAACGATCTTGGCCTGCTGTTTCACGACGCCAGTGAAGGGATGTCATGGGCCTCGCAGACGGCCGCGTTGCTGGCGGCGGCCGCGCTGCTGGCGCAGGCGATGATGCCGGATTGGCGGCGTCTGATCACGCGACTGGATTCGGTCGGATTGTCCGTCGCCTGCCTGCCGCTGCTCGGATACATTTTCAACTCCGAGGCGCTTTGGGGCAACGTGGTTTACACCAAACTGGCGTTGCACACGGGGATCGCCTTTTTCCTGCTGTTCACCGGTCGGCTGATGATGCGCGCCGATGAGACCTGGATCGGTGTTCTGTATGCGCAAGAGCGTGGCAGTCAGATGGGGCGGCGGATCCTGCCGGTGGTGATCCTGGGCCCCATCGTGATGTGCTATCTTGCGCTGATCGCCACGCAACAACGGTTCGTCACCGCTGATTTCCGCCTGACCTGTCTGGCATTCGCGGTCGTTGCCCTGGGCACCTTTGCCGTGGTGACCGTGGCTGACCGGGTCAACCGGCTGGAACGCTCTGCCCGCGCCTATGAAGAAGAACTCAAGGAACGTGATCTGGAGCTGGTCCGGTCGCAGAAGGTTGCCGTGCTTGGGCGGCTGGTCGGTGGTGTGTCGCATGATTTCAACAACCTGCTGTCCGTCATCATTGGCAATCTTGAGCTGTTTGAGCATGATGAAAGCCCGGAAAACCGCGATCATTACAAAGATCAGGCTCTCAAGGCCGCGTCAAACGCGGCAGCACTGACGCGTCAGTTGCTGACCTATGGTCGAAAGTCGCGGCTTGAGCCTGAGCCGTTCGTGCTGGACCTGTCGGTTGCAGAGACCTTGCAAATGTTCCACCGGATCGTCGATCCGGGCGTGCGGGTCATCGAGCAATTCACTGTGCCGGGTCATCAGGTGTTCCTCGATCCGTCGAATTTTCAGCAGGTGCTTCTGAACATTCTGATCAACGCGCGCGATGCGATGACCACGCGCGGGATCATCTTTGTCACCACGGGTCTTGTCACCGATGTGCCGCCGCCCCGCGTTGCAACGCATGATGAGGGGCCACTGCGCGAAGGATCGTATGTCACCGTCGAGGTGCGCGATACCGGCAGCGGGATGCCGCCCGGAGTGCTGGAGCGTATCTTCGAGCCCTATTTCACCACCAAGGGTGTGGGAGAGGGATCAGGGCTTGGCTTGCCGATGGCGCAGGGGTTCTGCCGTCAGTCGAATGGGGATATTCGGGTCGACAGTGCTGTGGGCATGGGCACCACCGTCACGCTGTACTTCCCGCTCGCAGGCACCGTCGACCGCGCGGCAACGCCCATCGCTCGGCCCAAGCCGCACACGCCAAAGGGGCGGGCCCGTATCCTTGTTGTCGATGACGAGGACGCGATCACCGAGATGATGGCGACCCAGCTGACCCAGGACGGCTACGAGGTCGAGACAGCCAAGGACGCCCGCGCAGCGCTGGATCTGTTTGAATCGTCGCCGCGCTTCGATCTGGTCATTTCGGACGTGATCATGCCGGGCGACTTGCAGGGGCACCATCTTGCGGGCCGGGTTCACGCCCTGTGGCCCGATGCCAGAGTGTTGCTGATGTCCGGCTACGAGTCGAACCGGCTGCGCGAACAGTTCACCTTTGCTGGCCGGATCGAGTTTCTGCAAAAGCCGATTGATCGCAAGACGCTGCGGCGCACCATCGTCGATCTGCTCGAGTCGTGA